CTTCCTCACTGATTCTTCCCCATCATCTCTCGCTCTTAGCAGCTGAAGAGTTTGGCGGAGATCTGTGAAGTTTGGACACCAAAATCCTCATTTTTTCACTGGTGGCCATCTTGCTGGAAACCACCTCCGTGAAAGCCACCGCCTCCATCTTCGCTCTCTCCATTTTCTCAATCCAGATCTAGCGAGGTCCTTTTCAAGTTAAAGATAATTAGCTTTCCTAGAGAAGTTAAGTCCGAGCTCTTAACAAGGACGGTGGTCTTCGCCGGAGCTCCGCCGTTCTGCTCGGGAATCATTTGATTTTACTGTCAAAACAAGCAACGTTTATGAGTCGTGGGTGACTAAAACGTTTTGCTTTCTTCGATCTGAACAAAGTTTAACAAACTTCAGAGATCTCTTTGTAGTTCCAAACTCTCGTTAATGAGTAACCATTGTGAATCTTATTCTAAAGAAGAATAATAATGCAAACCAATCAGTCTCAAGggcaagaggaagaagatgatgacttGATTTTCTCAGATTTTGGATTTTCAAAAGCTGATttgtagttaaaaaaaaataaaaaaattactatctCTTGGCTCAAGATTTCTTTTTCTGGTGGTGATTAAATTTTCGTGTAGCTACGATAAAAGCTACGGTTGCAGCAACAAAGCTTGCAGGTCTTACATCCCGGTGATAAAGTGCATACAGGATTGTTTCCATATTAACAAGTAGTTTATTCTGGCTCATCACATTAGTTTTTTAACCGATGTTGATGTGTccagtatattttttttttcccgtCTGATAATATTAATTCAAAGGACGAACAACTTACGAGGTTTGATACATCAGCTGATTCACAGCAACTAGAGCCCATGAACAGGCAACTTAAACCCACACCGGGGCAGCTTAAAGGAACAAATACAACTCCACAACTAACTTAAGAAAATTCGATGGAACTCACAATGAACCTAGCACACCAAGCTTGCATCAACCCAACAACTTCAGGTGCTTCTGAACGGGATTTATCGTTGTCGCCCACGGCCCACCGAACGATAACCTCAACCTCTGACGACACCAAACTGAGAGCACTCCTCTCCACACCAACGAACCCAGACTTTATAACCCGACAAGCTCGAACCACTCTAGGgtctcctcctcttccggatACGGCAGCAGCGACGCACTTCATGCGACCAAACTAAACCTCGATAAAAAGCCTTACACTGAACTCTCCATTCACATAAGAACTGGAGAAACGGAGGTCAATCCGCCAAAACTTCACCGACAACTCAAAGATGCCGGCAGCAAGACAGGAAACCGTTCCCAATAGCACCATAACTCAAAAACATTACAAGCTTAGAAACCAAGAGACTATTGGTAGAGCCatgatttttctaaaacgatAAGGATAAAATCCCAAGACTAAATTGATGTGTCCAGTATACATATAAATCTCTTGAaaccaataattttaaaatgaatgcGGTGGCATGGAATTGTCAAGGAGTGGGAACCGATCTGACGAAGGAACATCTTGATCATTGTTTCTTCCTAGATTTCTATTTCTATCAGAGACAAAAAATAATCGACATGTGCTGCAAAATTTGCAAGTATCTTATGGTTATGATCAAGTTTATACAGTTGAGCCTCGTGGACGAAGTGGTGGTCTAGCACTTTTTATATGGATGATCCTTTGGTAACTATCTTGTATGCGGATGCTCACATGATTGATATTGAAACAAGATTTGAGGACATGATATTTTCATGTCTTTTGTGTATGGTGACCCTGTTGTTAGGCATCGAGACCTGGTTTGGGAACGATTGTCACGCATGAGTACAACACGTAGTAAAGCTTGGTTTATGATTGGAGATTTCAATGAGATCACTGGAAACCATGAGAAGAGGGGAGGAAGGCGTCGTTTAGAGAGCTCTTTTCTCCCTTTTCGAACCATGTTAGAAAATTGTGGAATGCTTGACTTCCCTTACAAAGGAAACTCATTTTCGTGGGTGGGAAAAAGACGATCCGGGAAAATTAAATGTAAACTCGATAGAGCAGTGGCAAATGAAGAATAACATGCTTTATTTAGTCATTCTGTTGTAGAATTTCTACAACTATGGGGATCTGACCACAGACCGGTCCTAGCACGGATTCAGTCTAGTGTTAGGAGGACACAGAAAAATTTCCGCTTCGACAAGAGATGGATCGGAAAACCGGGATTCAAGGAAGCGGTAATTTCGGGATGGAGACaatttgatgaaatttcaaTGAGGAATTTTCATCAAAAAGTTACCTCATGTCGGAAAAAAATTAGTTCGTGGAAAAAGCAAAATCCTTCAAACTCTTCTATTTTGATTAAAGAGTTAAATGATAAGATAGACTTGGCACAAGACGATGAATTCACCACAACAGAAGAACTGGAGGATTTGAGGAGACAACTGATTTTGGCTTTTCgagaagaaaattatttatggGAACAAAAAAGCAGGGATCAGTGGCACAAAGATGGGGACAGGAACACAAAATTTCATCATGCCACTACAAAACAACGAAGAGCTCAGAATCGGATAGTTAGTATCAAAGACAAACATGGGAAGCTGGTAGAGAGTGAAATCGAAGTGGAGAACGTGGTTTTTCAATACTTTCGAGATCTTTTCTCTACCTCCTCGCCAACAGAGCTAGACTCCTCCCTCCGTTTTATGTCGGAAAAGGTGTCCAGTAACGACAATAGGTTACTTTTAGAGGAACCGTCGGAACAAGAAATTAGAACAGCTCTATTCGACATTAACCCGGATAAAGCACCCGGTCCAGATGGCATGACTagtaaattatttcaaaaattctgGCGGGAGATGCGGCAAGACATTATTAGACTTGTCCGAAATTTCTTTGCGACGGGTAGTTTTGAGCCATTATTGAACCAGACCAATATCTGTCTCATTCCGAAAAAGAAGAAACCTCGAGACATGTCTGAGTTCAGACCTATTAGTCTTTGTAATGTTAGCTACAAGATTATATCTAAGCTTATATGaaagagacttaagagagttATCCCGCGATTGATCTCAGAGACACAATCTGCCTGTGTGGCAAAACGTTTAATTACTGATAACATTCTGATAGCACAAGAAAACTTCCATGCCCTACGGACAAACCATCGATGTAAGGAAGACTTCATGGCTATTAAAACAGATATGAGCAAAGCTTACGATAGAGTGGAGTGGAGTTTCTTAACAGCTTTGATGCTGAAGATGGGCTTTGATGAAAGACTGGTTGACCTCATTATGTGTTGTGTCACGTCGGTCTCATATCAAGTCTTAGTCAACGGGCAACCAAGAGGGAGAATCCTACCAAAGAGAGGTTTAAGACAAGGAGACCCCCTCTCCCCCCTTTTTGTTCATCATGTGTACAGAAGCGTTGATCTCACTTTTGAATGGAGCGGAAGCAGAGAAAAAGATTGTAGGTCTCCGTGTTGCTAGGGCGAGCCTAAAGATATCTCACCTTCTTTTTGCAGATGACaaccttttcttctgtaaggcggaatTAAGCCAATGCAAGGAGATCATGGACATTCTAGATATATATGGGAAGGCATCAGGACAGCGACTAAATGCGTCCAAATCATCGATGTTTTTTGGAAACCGAGTGGAGTATTCTCGGAAGCAAGATATAAAAAATGTCTTAGGTTTCTCTTCAGAAGGAGGCATGGGGATGTATCTTGGATTACCAGAACAAATCGGTGGCTCGAATATGAAAGTATTCTCCTTTGTACAAGATCGGTTCAATGGACGAGTTAACACTTGGTCATCGAGACTCCTTTCCAAAGGAGGAAAAGAAGTTCAAGTCAAGTCTGTGGCTCAAGCAGTCCCGACTTTTGTTATGTCGTGCTACTTGCTTCCACAAGGCATTACCAATAAACTAAGGAGCACAACGTCTAATTTTTGGTGGAGTTCAAAACAAAACAGCAGAGGTTTACATTGGATAGCATGGGACGAGATATGTACCCCTAAAGATTTGAGGGGATTAGGTTTTCGCGATCTTCATGATTTCAATATAGCGCTTCTTGCAAAACAATTGTGGAGACTAATTCATTACCCGAACTCCTTATTAGCGCGTGTGCTAAAAGGAAGGTACTATAATCACACTTCTCCTTTGGAAGATAAACGTACATACTCACCATCATATGGATGGCGTAGTATCATGGCATCAAAACCTCTACTCATATCGGGCTTAGGGAAAACGATCGGCACAGGTCAAGATACAAGGGTTTGGAGTGAGTCTTGGGTTCCAGATGCAGTGGCTCGACCACCTAGAGCCGCCGACCACATTGTATACAGACTACCCCAACTTCTTGTTCAGTCCTTTATTAGGAATGATACCAAGAGTGGGATATACAACTTTTACGTGAGTTCTTTCACCCAGATGATATCCATTTGATACTTGGGCTGAAACTTTCTCGCTCTCGTGTTCCGGATGGATATGTTTAGACTTTAGAACCACACAAAATCAGGAGTTTATTCAGTTAAGACCGGCTATGACCTACTCCGGACGACCAAGTTGAGTCTTTCACATGAAGGGGTTTTGGAACCAAGTATCACGAGCCTACAGAGTCATGTGTGGAAGATAAAGGCCCCAAGTAAGATGAAGCATTTTTTGTGGCAGGTTATCTCGGGTTGTGTGGCGACGGCCGAAAGGCTCATGTATAGACACCTGGGCACCGGTAGGAGTTGTCCTAGATGTGCTGGCCCAGTGGAGTCGattaatcatcttctttttgaatGCCCCCCTGCTCTACAGGTTTGGGCTTTATCGGACTATTCGTCCCTTCAGGGTTACTTCCCGAGTACATCAATATACCAAAACATGAACTTTCTGTTTTGGAAGAGAAAAGAGGTGGCTCCGCTGAGACCACAATTCGATACCTTCCCATGGATGtgttggtacatttggaaggcgaGGAACGACAAACTCTTTAATGGTAAAGACGTATCTCCATTGGCTACTCTCCAACATGCGTCTCTCGAGGCAGAATGTTGGAAGAAGGCTAATGCAAAGGAGGAAACAAATGAGGATCATGATGATCCCCTTACTACAGAGGTTGAGATAGAGCCCCCTTGGATACCTCGAATCCCTACCTATCAAATTGATGCATCATGGATCAATAATAGCAGCGTTAGTGGCTTAgggtggagtcttaaggatGAAATGGGCTCAGAGTACTTCGGATTACGAGCGTGTAACCGGAGCCTCTCGGCTTTGCATGCTGAGATGGAAGGTTTACTTTGGGCAGCCTCATGTATGCGAGACAGAGGAATAACCTCGATACGGTTCTAGACGGACTGCTCAGAATTAGTGGACATGACAACAGACCCAGTGGATTGGCCAGCATTCGCGACAGAGATTGAGATGTTCCAGAGGTTACATGAAAACTTCGAGGATGTGAATCTGTCTCATATTCCTCGGAGTAGGAATGGTCGGGCAGACGCGCTAGCGAAAGAAGCAAGAACGAGAGGCTATGCTTTTTCCCATATAGATCAGACCCGAACAGATGGAGATGCTCTTTGGAGAATCGACTCGTCTGCTCTCCACTTAATCTAGTTTAGATGGCtagacaacaaaaaaaaaactaaaagtgtactattttttttttttgaaacacaacttaCTTTCATTCATACTTAACTTGTTCGGTTACAATAAACTGAGGGAATTAGCCATCCTCTTAGGATAAAAACATAGACAACTCTAACAAAATAAGTTAAGATAGATAGTTCTTCAAGAGAAGATGACAGCGAAATCAGGACAAACCTTGACTGCGTCGATATAACTTTCACGACAAAGTCGGGCAACTGAGAAATAGTCACAGTGACGTTGAGAGCCAGCTTTCACCTAcgagaaaaacataaataatctcGATTACATCTTTAGACCCGTACATATACCGCTCCACAAGATAGCAAACCGGTGAAGAAACTGAAACTGATACTCGGTAGTGAAACCAAGAAAACATCTCCTTTCATAGAGAGGATGGATGGTGATACAGGACACTTCTCGCTAGAGAAGGATGGTGAAATCGAAACAAGGCCTGGTGAAACCACCAGTAAAATCATCCCAAATGAGAAATATGACATTACGCAACAAGAGAAATTCCCGGTGTACCCACCGGAAATATATGACAAACTAACCCAACCATCGAAAACCAATAAAGGTCTGATCATACCTTCAATAACTTTGAACTTTGGAAGAATTAAACTTAGGCTGTTAAGCTTTGTAGCCCATATAGGCCAGGCCCAATTAAACTGAGCCGACAACTCACTCCTCGCTGTTGGAGTGGAAAGAGACGCGCCGGATCCGGATCTGCACTGTACCTCGGTGCTGGAGGAGAGGACGCCAGATAAAATTCGCCTGAGATGAACCGTACAGTCGCTGGAGAGGATCCACGCTGGAGAGGATCCACGCCGGAGATAGGAGCTTCACTTTGAGCGGTGGGGAGAATGAAGAGATGCCGATGAAACTCGGATTTACTCTCGTGAAGCTTATAGAT
The window above is part of the Brassica napus cultivar Da-Ae chromosome C8, Da-Ae, whole genome shotgun sequence genome. Proteins encoded here:
- the LOC106398407 gene encoding uncharacterized protein LOC106398407 gives rise to the protein MCTEALISLLNGAEAEKKIVGLRVARASLKISHLLFADDNLFFCKAELSQCKEIMDILDIYGKASGQRLNASKSSMFFGNRVEYSRKQDIKNVLGFSSEGGMGMYLGLPEQIGGSNMKVFSFVQDRFNGRVNTWSSRLLSKGGKEVQVKSVAQAVPTFVMSCYLLPQGITNKLRSTTSNFWWSSKQNSRGLHWIAWDEICTPKDLRGLGFRDLHDFNIALLAKQLWRLIHYPNSLLARVLKGRYYNHTSPLEDKRTYSPSYGWRSIMASKPLLISGLGKTIGTGQDTRVWSESWVPDAVARPPRAADHIVYRLPQLLVQSFIRNDTKSGIYNFYVISGCVATAERLMYRHLGTGRSCPRCAGPVESINHLLFECPPALQVWALSDYSSLQGYFPSTSIYQNMNFLFWKRKEVAPLRPQFDTFPWMCWYIWKARNDKLFNGKDVSPLATLQHASLEAECWKKANAKEETNEDHDDPLTTEVEIEPPWIPRIPTYQIDASWINNSSVSGLGWSLKDEMGSEYFGLRACNRSLSALHAEMEDPVDWPAFATEIEMFQRLHENFEDVNLSHIPRSRNGRADALAKEARTRGYAFSHIDQTRTDGDALWRIDSSALHLI